Genomic window (Rhododendron vialii isolate Sample 1 chromosome 4a, ASM3025357v1):
GCCAAACCAAGTTTCAGTGTCTTCAAGCCTAGCTCATTACTTTTTTACATTGTTCGAGCTCAAGACTAAAGCCTAAATAATCCAAAGCTCGCTTCGAGTTGACTAACTCCTAACGTTGTCCAGGGCTTAGCACACGAACAAATCTTTTATGATGGCCTCTATGTCATAAAAGCTCATAATATACAACGACTACAGTGAGGGTCAACATGGAAAGACTAACGCCCCAAGTCGAGCATTTTTCTGTAGTTCTCTTTGGGAATGGTCTTTTATGGGTTACGATGATTCTGTAGTTCTCTCTGTCACCAATTTCTACTGTTCTCCATGAGTCAAGCATTTTCTTTGCAAATGGGCTACTAATGGTGGTGATATTGCTGAAATGGGCGGAAGTCCTCTTTACAGAAGTCATCAAGGTGAACTCGCGGATGAGCTTCAACCTGTGTTTATACTGCTAATTGATAACTATAGGGAGGGAAGTAACACAATGGTGTTCTGTCACCAACAAGGAACAACCATAGATGAGCATATTTTAAGGTGTTTCTTCTGCAAGAACTTTGAAGATTATAGAAATTACTTAAATGGTTTTAGACCATTCTGCTTCTTGTTCCTTAATTAAACTCTCAAATTATATATTTCATTATGATCCCTGCTAGATTTTGAccttgtaaaaaaaagttttacgCTAAAGAACATGAGAAAACCGGGAAAAAGAAGTACCTGTTGAATCCAATATAAACAAATGTCGAACAAGTTTGGCTCGCGGAGAAACTCTGCAACAGCATGTAAAACCTCACATGCCACCTCATTTGAGAGTTGATCGACCACTGCTCCTGATTTATCCATTAGTTTCACAAGCAAGAGATCATCGCCCGTAGACAAAACTTCGGCATAAGCCGTATCCATATCTCCCACATGAAGCGCATCCATGGCATTACTCCAAGAAGTCCAGACTGGGTCCCGCTCTGGCACAGCATTGTCATCCCCCATGGCTTCTGCAGTCAACTCTGGAATAGCCACTCTTGAATTTCGACTCACAGTTCCATTGTCATCGCCAGCTACTCTAATTGCTTCCAAGGTTGCTTCATCCTTTGAAGCTTGCCAAACGCTTCTTGCCGAAGGCCCTTCACCTTTATCCCAAGCTCTCCTATTCCCAACCTGATCACTCTCATGTTCTGACCTGGGTGACCTACCGTCCatagcaccaccaccaccacctaagACTCTCCTAGATCCCATTTGCCCATTTTTGCCATAATAGTGAAAATCCCGCACATCAGAAACGTCGGATCTCCAAGAAGGTCCCCTTCCTCTCATTGATGAACCTATGTTATCCGATGGGCCATACCTCTCCCCAAAGGGTACCCACCCATCACCACTTCTCCCCAACTTGGCACCATAGTCATGGAAGCCATTATACTTGCCTGAAGACCTATTAGAAGACCCTTCAAACCCTACCATAAAATTACTACCCCTTCGAGTAGAGATTGACAAGTCATGAACCATATCTTCAACTACTCTCTCCAAACCTCGCACCCTGTTCTCTAGAGTCACCATGCTATCGTGAGACCCACCCATGAAATCCTGCAAGATAAGATAATTAAATTGAAACAACTGACATTTATTTCCTTAAACTAATTGAAACAAGTGACGTACGAAGTCCTTTTTGATGCAGACAAACTTCAACAGACCTGCAACATATTCATCAGATGAGATTGCTGTCTCTCGAGTTGTGATAATTGTCTCTGGATAGCCAACCAATTTGTTCTGGAGTCTTTCCCATTCCCTCTCTCTTCAGCCCATTTATCCCGGGCAAACTCATCCAAATCTCGCTGTCTAGAAAACACACCAGAATTACCTTTCTCTGTGCTACGGCACTTGATGTTGAGAGATGCCTCATTTGGCTGAGAGTTACCCATTGGCCTTCCCCTTGAATCCTTATCATTTGGCTCTGATTCCTCTTCATTCTGCGTACTTGCAGAATTGAGACACCGACGAGGGACAACCACCTCTACGGGCAAATCATCTGTGACTCTTGTTTCAAGTCTCTGGAAGAATTCAGGGTTCAATTCTTTCTCAGTTAGTGCTGGCGCCTTCTTCTTCAATATCCCAACTGCTTTGTCTAAAATGTTGCCACCCTTTCCTTTATCAGTAGGAGAAGACCCATTTGATGAATCCTTTGCTGATGTCTCAGTTTTGCTTTCACCATGAGTTGGAACTTTAGGGTTATTGTTTTCTAGCGACTCAGCTGATTCGGGATTTCCACCATCTGAAAGGATTGAGCACATGGAAGGAAAGTGGACAATGAATACACCAAAATAAAGGAAATCACTAATCAGCTTTTCAAGGAGCACTCAAGTGAGGAACATGCACTTCTAAACTTACCATGAGATGAAGCTTTCTGGTCTTCAGAAGCTCCGTCACCTCCTTTTGCAATTTTCTTCCATAGTTGCAGTGCCTCCACCATGCTATCCCTGACAGGTTTGATCTGCAAAATCAATTGGTCATTTCAACTTGGTCATAAGACTCATAACGACTAATGCATAAGGGGGAGATCAGGAACAGCCTCCTACAGCAATTGCTTCTgatttattttcagaaatcaattTCAAGCACACATATACCATCATCAGGGCTTTTTTATGGAATCAAGGACTAGTGGATGGAAGGGCACGAAAACAGGAAATGGAAAAGCTAAATTTGTTATTTGGTGTCCACAGCAATTTCCTTTTCCTTACTAAACCCTTCCACAAGATGGTACAGACATATCCCAAAGTAAAGACTAAGAAATGATATATGAACCACATTACTATACATAAGTCTCCCAAACAGATTGTAGAGAAGACCTGCTCCCTTCAGTCATGCTCTCTTACAGATGTTCCATCGCGCTTTCCAAAACATTCAGGAAGTGCAGTTCCACCGATACTTATGATAGAATTTGAGAGCAGGGTTCAAGCAACCATTTGAAAACGGACTTTAACAAATGTCTAATGCCCGACAGGACCTTAAGACCcagtttgttttgggattttagatttggatttgtaggtgatgagtgtagagagaaatagagtaatgatcaaaaatatgggtaatgattggagagagatagagagaaaaatgaaagtaataattggagagaaatagaataataattagaatccaaaacccttaaccaAACAAGGTCTAAAATATGCTGACTACTCTCTCATGCCTAACAATGAATGATACTACAAAGTGATCACCACAACTTCAGGCGACTACTATGCGTCATGCTACAAATTCAAGGATAAATAATGGAAATGTAAAGAGCTTGGGCATAATGATGCAACTCAAACTCAAATGATGAAACCAACCAAACCACGATGTAAGGCCACTAGTCGGCTCGagccctccccccccccccccccctcaagGAAATGAATACAGGAAACTTAAAAAGGGTTAGGGTGAAAATGAGAATGTGAAAATAAGTTCATTCTAGATGGTGACACATGGCACTTGTGACCATGTAAGGTCACAAAAACTGACCAACTTGTTCTCATGCAATACCTAAGGCGAGAAATTCTAGACCATTCTAGCTCAGGGAGTTTGTAGATGTGCATAGCAGCATAAGGAACTAATCAGCGTCTAAACCTTTTCTCTTTCATCTTCAATCGACAGGAGAATTTCGTTAATCTCAATGgaacaaatcaagaaattaGTCTCTAAATTGAAAATGCTATTGAATAACACAATCAAATAAGCATACTGAAGAAAGAACACAGGACATTTTCCAAAGCAGATATCTGCCCTAATGTTCATAAAACTTGAATGCAATAGCTGGGAGCCTGGGACCATAGTAGATGTAGACGTAGGCATCCTTCTGGTGCCCAATGCAGCAAAAGCGCTCTAAAGATGATTATTACCTAGAAGAAAGATTACTTAGTCACCTTGTCAAAGCGGCAGGCCTCAAGCACCGTCACCATGGAAGAAGCTCCATCTTCAATTAAGTTGCTTGAATGCAATGCTAAAGCACTTAATGTATCAGCTGCAGCTTTACGTGTTGCCCAATCTGTGCTTCCAAGGCAGTCATGAATGCTATGCAGCAATGATTCCAAGTTCTGTGGTGCAATAGCCCCTACCTACgagaattgaaaaacaaagaagataTAAATGTAAGGATCTGAATGAGTACAATCCAACAAACTATACGGATCATTGAATTCTATGAATCACAGAAATCacacaaaagaaaaacgaaagcaggagaagaaaacaaaacacgAAGATATACGAAGTTCGGCAACATGCCTACTGTAGCCACGTCAGTTCAGTATTGAATCAACAGAATACACACACAAGTTCTCTCACTCAAGATACAACAGCCTGTCCCTAAGATCTGATGTTATATTAAATTACGTATTAGCACGTTAGAAACAAGTCTGATGCGCTGCGTCCATCTAGACAAACTTGATCTCCTTCCGAACTGCCTCCATCCAAGGCCGTCTGGATGGGATTTACTCAGCCTCAGGAATGAATTCCTCGCACATGCGTCCCGCACGGTCATGACCCAGTCCAGCCGGCAACTACTGCGACCTCCAATTCTGGCTTTACATCCCAACAATAAACTGAGGCTAAGTTTAGATGGAGCTTCTCAAAGAACTAAGATGATCTTAGAGCTTCTCAAAAAAACTTTTCTCAGGTGTGttaaacgttttttttttaacaacagcATGTAGCAGGTCCAgcttctcttcttccattcttgGCAATTAAACAAACTCTAAAACTCAATCAAATCATCACATATGAGTTTTGACACAACAGAAGCAGCATACCCGAATTAAAGACTACTCATAGAGCAAAAGTCAAGAAATGCACAAGAAACAATGAAACAAACAGCATTTAACCCACCTGAGACAAACTAGAAACCACTGGCAACAATGCAGCCTTAGCCAAGAAGTTAGGATTGCTCAGATACTTGCAGATCCTAGGGCACAGCTTCGAAAACGAACCCACGGGCGGTTCCAAGGCACAATCCACCATCTTCCCCATACACATTGCAGCCCCAACTTGCACCCCTTTGTTCTGTTCACTCATAGCTTCAAACAAGGGCTTCACAAACAACGAAACAACCACCGATCCCAAACCCGGGTTATCCCCCTCCCCTCCCTTCAAATACAGGGCCGACAGGGCACCAATGGCGTCTCTACACGCGTCCCTCACCCCCGAATCCGAATCCTTCAGCCTCTTGACAATGTGGGCAATGATTTTGGTCAAATGGGTGGCTGTTGAATCTGGGTGGGCGGCACAGAGGGCGGCTAATAGGCGCAGGGACTCTTTCTTGACGGCGGGTTTGTTGGGGTCGGTGGTGGCGTCGTAGAGGCAGTTGAGGAGCATCGGGACGGCGTCGGGGGTAAGGGTTTGGATGATTCTTTCGAGGTCTTCCGCTGCGATCTGGTGGGTGTCCCTATCGGagagcttagagagagaagttaggATTCTTTGCTTTAGTTCAATCATGGCCAGGTGggatgagagagaagaagatggtGATTTTGACGGTGGGGTGGTGGTAGAGGTTAGAGTTTGGGATTTTGAGGGTTTTGAGGATTTGGGTGCCTGTGAACCCATTGATAAATTTTGCGAAATTGAAACAAGATTCAATTTCAAAGAGAAATCGATAGAGGGTTTGAATGACTTGCTATGGACTAACCATATAACACAATGTGATacaatttctagagagagagagggttacCAACCACCATGAAAGCAAAATCGAAGCTGCTGAGCGGGATGAGATCTGGGAGTGAACTACTACTACCcaccaagtttattttttgaaaaaaataggaagggaaaagaaataaagaaagaaagggatCTGATGATCCATGTGCAGATGATCCATGTGACCGCTGAGATTAGATggcttcaaagttcaaacacaccGTTAAAACCGGCCTGCCAAATATGAAACCAATGTGGGCCGGAGCTGTAGATCCAATCTTCTACTATTTTTATTTGAGATTGTCTTATTTACGGAGGAGGTACTCCAAAGCCTGTTTACGGTACCAACCAGTCACGATTGTTCAAAAGTGTTCTGGatggtttggattttaataaaacttgTTGTCCAAATTTACAAAAAGACTTTTATTATGAAAAgtaataatgtcaaaactgtttttgtaaGTGCCGAACTCTAGTTTATAAAAAGCACAAACCAATaatagttttgacattatcaccaTCCAAAATTATACTATTTAACAATGAATTTTAATAATGAATCGGATCAATTGACATGGAGATGAGTTTGAATGTTTTAGGAAATGGAAACACGCATTATTAATAATCAGAGTCGGCCTTAACTTTTCGGGAGTTTAAAGCAAAAATTAATAATAGGGTCGTTTTTGTTAAACTATAATAAGGGATAAAAAGTAGTAGAATGTGCCCttgcaattcaaaattttttggaggcctaaagcgaCCGCAACACTTATTTTAGCTCAAGACCAGCTCTGTTAATAATGTACAGAAGACTCATAATTCATACCGTAAGTCCataaatacaagaaataaaGTTTTGCAGAAAGTAGGTACTTGGTGTTTTTTTTGAAGATCAATGAACTTCATTGATAgtaagaaaaatacaatataatATTGTTATTACAATAATTAAAACAAGCCAATAACGAGCGAAACCCAACAAGAACATGAGGTACTCAAACACAGAAATACACAAAAAGCTATGCAATTGCCAAATGAAATAGATTATATGCTAAGGAGGTAATGGTGTTGGAACCCGCAAAATTGCCCTTCTCGGCAAATGAATAAATTATTACATGCATAACGAGCTCACTCTCGTCGCGATCACTGTGTCTCACGTCGGTGTGCCTTATCCGTTTCTTTAGACTTTTTGGACTTAAAAACAGGGAAACTTACGCTTTGTTCGTTTAGtaactttgggtattttagttttggtagtgagtggagagaaaaatagggtaatgattggagagatgagtaatgattggagagagatagaaagagaaataaaattaataattagagaaataatgtaataattaaaaaaaaatataaagtaatgattgaaaaataaaattaaaacaaagtaaatatgtTAAACGAATAAGGCCTTAGTCTCTTATCCGTTTCTTTGGACTTTTTGGACTTAAAAACAGGAAACCTAGTCTCTCCTAATAAAATGTAAAGATAAGGACCGGAGCAAACTACGTGGAGTAAATTATTAGCACGATTCAATGTCAGATaatgtttgattaaaaaataagattgcCAGATCCTGCCAAGTGCATCTCGGCCgtttcaaaagtattttaaacgATTCGGATGCAAAAGTCcagaacggatttaaaaaaaaagaaaagaaaaaagaaaaagatgtttcgatccgagccgttgatTCCGAAATGAACGGCCAGATTGACCGCTCGATACctgctcggcagggtccccaaGTCCCATTCCACCGCCAATAAAACACGAGAAAACTACTACTAATAAAACCTTTAATCATATAATACCAAAATCGTGTTCGGAGCCTTTCGTTGCATGCATGTGAATTCACTCTCATCGAACGACTGTAAACATTATTTCGTCCCGAGTTGTGCACTAGTAAAATAATGTTCCTAACGTTAATCGACAACGTGTCAAGATCACACCTTTTGATAAAGGGTTCAAAGCACTTTACAGAAAGTAGAGAGATTTCAAACGTATTCATTATTACTCCTCTatttggggggagagagagaagtttatTAATGACCCATTTCCGCGTACATTGAGCTCCGACTATTGGTTCCTCCTTGTGTCGTGGGTACGCTTCTTAATCTCCATTTCTTACCTGATCTTCCTTATTGGATAGTATTTTCTTGGGAGATCTGTCATTTTTGTGATTATTCTTGATCGCTGAGATTTGGGTTTCTTTTAGATGATCAATATTGTAATTTTGCGAATCTTTGAATCACTGGTTTATGATGATTCTCTATCTGATATGTGTATGAGCTGTTAACCCCCCAGAAAAAGTGTGTGAGCTTTATGGGTCTTGTGCAACTTCTTGTATTTCTTGATATAATGGCCATAGTTTTGCTTGAATGTGGTATTTCTTTGCTGTTGAAGTGCAATAAGATGTTCTTTTGGCCTAGATCCTAATATCCCCTTTGATATTTGGGCTGGACAGTGGAATCCTTTCAATGTGCATTTgttatttcattctttttttttggttcgatGCTCGCTGTCCGAGTCATCTTATGCGTACTTTGAATTCAGTTTTAGTTGGATTTTGTCGCTAAGAGGGTTGAATGGTAACGTGTGGGGTGGGGTTCGGTACAGTGTTTTCATGGCCTTTGATGATCTTGAAATGGTTTAACACTTCTTGTTGGTCTGTTTCTCGATGATCCGCCGCACCCTACTTACTGGCTTACTGCTACTTAACCAGTTGTAGTTGAAGTGGGATTGGATTTTTCCACGTTCTTACCAACCAACTATGattagttttctttttaaaaaaaaattatacggAACACAAATTCCTTGCATTGAATTGCTAGTTTCTTCATGTTTGTTTGATCATTGGTCTTCTGAGTTCTTTAGGATTCTAAACTTTTCTCTCAAACAAGACTTtttatttactctctctctctctctctctctctctctctctctctctctctctcatggttaTGAAAATCGACCTtttatatttgagttttctgCGAATCAGCTAATGCAAATATGCATCATTTGGTATAAATGAGCTTCACAGTGTAGCAACCAAATATGACAGGCCATTTGGACTGTGAGAAAGGAAACTAAAAGGAAAAATGTCACCCATAAGtgatgagatttggtgagaaacgaACTGAATCAATGAAGATTCATCATTTCCTTATTTCTCATCCTTTCTGACCATCATTCAAAGGGGCTGCTGGGACCATTTAGGGTTTGTGAACCTTATCAACCAATCATTTTTAATTCCCATCCTCAATTATATTATAAGTACTGCATGTGCTAAACAAGATGGCAAGGGTCTGCTAGTTGAATAATAAGCTTTACTGAAAGTTTTAATATTGTGATGGATTCCGAAGAATCGAAACCATCACTACTTCTACTCAAGTCTCTCTTTTGTCTCTCTATTTTTGTTCCCTGAAAACTGTGTTTACCTGCTGAATTGCTTTGTTTGCTGTCTTGGAAAGTTGAAACTGTTGACAACTGGATGAATAACCCTTTCATCTCAAGCCTCAAGTTTTCAACATTATATGTGCCTATATCTCGGGAGCATTAGAATCAAAGACGAACTATCCGTCCAACGCAAAATACTAAGTTTTTCCTTGAGACACAACCTTACATTTCGCATGCATAATGTAACTTCTGACAGGATACTGAGCTGCTGTGAGGATAAGAAATAGGAGTACTATTCAACcagttttggagagagaaaaggttaTACGAAGGCCTTTTGTCATTGGAGGAAAACATGGTCGCGACACTAGAAGCCATCAAAGGTGGGGGAGGATCCATCAAAGTGGGAACGACTGGGAAAATCAGTGCCTTAATGTCAAGGGAATTAGAATCTGCAAAGTCTACGCCCCAAACACCTGTATCATCTAGGAACAAATCTCTTATAGACTCAAATGCGGTTCCTAATGATCCTATTACCCCTAGAAGACTAAAACCAAGAACATCAATGGATGAAGCAAGCAGCAGTGGTAGTAGCAGCACCGTCAATAAGAAAAGCCCTGAAACAGTCCGGAAAACAAAACACTACAATCGGAAAACCCATCAAGTACCAATGCTCAACTCTGACAATGTTTCCTTGGATGGAACGCCTATTAGAGGGAAACCTGCTAAAAGAGGATCTTACAATATAGTTGAAATTGTGGACATAAAATGTGGTAGCCCGGATAGGACATGGACCGGCCCAATAACAAATCGACTCAAGAAGCTCAGTTTCTCTAAGCTTTCTGAGAGCGTTGTCtgaggctgtgtttggatcgtgGATTTGATGAGTTTAcaaatgaaaacaattgactAGATGTCTTTTcctttaccttttcttttcctccagaATCCCCCCTGGTAAATCcacgatccaaacacagcctaagcCTGCAACTGCTTCACATCAGCTTTGAGATTCCTGTAATTGAACCCAGAAATTATATCTGGCCGGGTGCTCTCTGCAACTTCAACCAAAGAACACATACTTGGTATGAACTTgcttcctcctttcttcttcctt
Coding sequences:
- the LOC131322445 gene encoding microtubule-associated protein TORTIFOLIA1-like isoform X1, translated to MGSQAPKSSKPSKSQTLTSTTTPPSKSPSSSLSSHLAMIELKQRILTSLSKLSDRDTHQIAAEDLERIIQTLTPDAVPMLLNCLYDATTDPNKPAVKKESLRLLAALCAAHPDSTATHLTKIIAHIVKRLKDSDSGVRDACRDAIGALSALYLKGGEGDNPGLGSVVVSLFVKPLFEAMSEQNKGVQVGAAMCMGKMVDCALEPPVGSFSKLCPRICKYLSNPNFLAKAALLPVVSSLSQVGAIAPQNLESLLHSIHDCLGSTDWATRKAAADTLSALALHSSNLIEDGASSMVTVLEACRFDKIKPVRDSMVEALQLWKKIAKGGDGASEDQKASSHDGGNPESAESLENNNPKVPTHGESKTETSAKDSSNGSSPTDKGKGGNILDKAVGILKKKAPALTEKELNPEFFQRLETRVTDDLPVEVVVPRRCLNSASTQNEEESEPNDKDSRGRPMGNSQPNEASLNIKCRSTEKGNSGVFSRQRDLDEFARDKWAEERGNGKDSRTNWLAIQRQLSQLERQQSHLMNMLQDFMGGSHDSMVTLENRVRGLERVVEDMVHDLSISTRRGSNFMVGFEGSSNRSSGKYNGFHDYGAKLGRSGDGWVPFGERYGPSDNIGSSMRGRGPSWRSDVSDVRDFHYYGKNGQMGSRRVLGGGGGAMDGRSPRSEHESDQVGNRRAWDKGEGPSARSVWQASKDEATLEAIRVAGDDNGTVSRNSRVAIPELTAEAMGDDNAVPERDPVWTSWSNAMDALHVGDMDTAYAEVLSTGDDLLLVKLMDKSGAVVDQLSNEVACEVLHAVAEFLREPNLFDICLYWIQQLVDVVGENGPDVLGIPSEVKRALLVNLHEACSAVDPPEDWEGATPDQLLLQLASAWGINLQQLEK
- the LOC131322445 gene encoding microtubule-associated protein TORTIFOLIA1-like isoform X2; amino-acid sequence: MGSQAPKSSKPSKSQTLTSTTTPPSKSPSSSLSSHLAMIELKQRILTSLSKLSDRDTHQIAAEDLERIIQTLTPDAVPMLLNCLYDATTDPNKPAVKKESLRLLAALCAAHPDSTATHLTKIIAHIVKRLKDSDSGVRDACRDAIGALSALYLKGGEGDNPGLGSVVVSLFVKPLFEAMSEQNKGVQVGAAMCMGKMVDCALEPPVGSFSKLCPRICKYLSNPNFLAKAALLPVVSSLSQVGAIAPQNLESLLHSIHDCLGSTDWATRKAAADTLSALALHSSNLIEDGASSMVTVLEACRFDKIKPVRDSMVEALQLWKKIAKGGDGASEDQKASSHDGGNPESAESLENNNPKVPTHGESKTETSAKDSSNGSSPTDKGKGGNILDKAVGILKKKAPALTEKELNPEFFQRLETRVTDDLPVEVVVPRRCLNSASTQNEEESEPNDKDSRGRPMGNSQPNEASLNIKCRSTEKGNSGVFSRQRDLDEFARDKWAEERGNGKDSRTNWLAIQRQLSQLERQQSHLMNMLQDFMGGSHDSMVTLENRVRGLERVVEDMVHDLSISTRRGSNFMVGFEGSSNRSSGKYNGFHDYGAKLGRSGDGWVPFGERYGPSDNIGSSMRGRGPSWRSDVSDVRDFHYYGKNGQMGSRRVLGGGGGAMDGRSPRSEHESDQVGNRRAWDKGEGPSARSVWQASKDEATLEAIRVAGDDNGTVSRNSRVAIPELTAEAMGDDNAVPERDPVWTSWSNAMDALHVGDMDTAYAEVLSTGDDLLLVKLMDKSGAVVDQLSNEVACEVLHAVAEFLREPNLFDICLYWIQQLVDVVGENGPDVLGIPSEVKRALLVNLHEACSAVDPPEDWEGATPDQLLLQLASAWGINLQQLEK
- the LOC131322870 gene encoding uncharacterized protein LOC131322870; this encodes MVATLEAIKGGGGSIKVGTTGKISALMSRELESAKSTPQTPVSSRNKSLIDSNAVPNDPITPRRLKPRTSMDEASSSGSSSTVNKKSPETVRKTKHYNRKTHQVPMLNSDNVSLDGTPIRGKPAKRGSYNIVEIVDIKCGSPDRTWTGPITNRLKKLSFSKLSESVV